From Arachis stenosperma cultivar V10309 chromosome 2, arast.V10309.gnm1.PFL2, whole genome shotgun sequence, one genomic window encodes:
- the LOC130961701 gene encoding peroxidase P7-like, with protein MDLLHGNFFVFLQAMMFAALATTSLSSASLLSPNYYGHSCPQALSTIRRVVENAVQREPRMGASLLRLHFHDCFVNGCDGSILLDPTSTIDSEKNASSNKNSVRGFEVVDEIKEAVDKACGKPVVSCADILAVAARDSVVTLGGPRWKVRLGRRDSTTASRDDANNNLPAPFFSISQLISNFKNHGLNEKDLVVLSGAHTIGFARCFFFKDHIYNDTNINPTFAKKLKYICPRNGGNPNTLAPLDAASAARFDAAYYSDLVHKKGLLHSDQELLNSDSTDGLVKKYSYDGEGFYKDFAKSMVKMGNIKPLTGNHGEIRLNCRKVNQYH; from the exons TTATTGCATGgtaatttctttgtttttctccAAGCTATGATGTTTGCAGCTCTTGCTACAACATCTTTGTCATCAGCATCATTATTATCACCAAATTACTATGGCCATTCATGCCCTCAGGCTTTGAGCACCATACGAAGAGTGGTGGAGAATGCTGTTCAAAGAGAGCCACGTATGGGTGCTTCTTTGTTACGCTTGCACTTCCATGATTGCTTTGTTAAT GGTTGTGATGGTTCAATTCTTCTAGACCCCACATCCACCATTGACAGTGAAAAAAATGCATCTTCTAATAAAAACTCTGTTCGAGGATTTGAAGTGGTGGACGAAATAAAGGAGGCAGTGGACAAAGCTTGTGGAAAACCAGTTGTTTCTTGCGCTGACATCTTAGCCGTTGCTGCTAGAGATTCTGTTGTTACG TTAGGAGGACCAAGATGGAAGGTGAGACTTGGTAGAAGAGACTCAACCACAGCAAGCCGTGATGATGCAAACAACAACCTTCCAGCACCATTTTTTAGCATCTCTCAACTCATTTCAAACTTCAAGAACCATGGCCTAAATGAGAAGGACCTTGTGGTTCTCTCCGGTGCCCACACCATTGGTTTTGCACGTTGTTTCTTCTTCAAGGACCATATCTACAACGATACCAACATCAACCCTACATTTGCAAAGAAGCTCAAGTACATTTGCCCTAGAAATGGTGGAAACCCTAATACTCTTGCCCCATTGGACGCCGCCTCGGCCGCGAGGTTTGACGCTGCCTACTATAGTGACTTGGTTCACAAGAAAGGGCTTTTGCATTCTGATCAAGAATTGTTAAATAGTGACTCCACGGATGGATTGGTCAAGAAATATAGCTATGATGGTGAAGGATTTTATAAGGACTTTGCTAAATCTATGGTTAAGATGGGAAATATAAAGCCACTCACTGGGAATCATGGTGAAATTCGTTTGAATTGTAGGAAAGTGAATCAATATCATTAA